GCGATGGGTGATCGCGCGCGTCGAGAAGGCGTCGCCGTCGAGACCGACACCTCGGTCTCGCTCACCGGCGGCGGCTCGGAACTGCGGGTCGACGGCGCGGATCGCGGCGGCGTCCGCGCGTTCGACGCCGTCGTCGTCGCCGCCGGCGCGCACACGGCCCGATTCCTCGCTGGCGCGGGAGTCGACGTGCCGGTCGTTCCGTATCGCGTGCAGGCCTTGACGGCTCGACTCGGTGACGACTCGACGGGGTTCGACAGTCCGACTTCGACCGGCTACGACGGCCCGATGGTGTACGACGCGACCGCGGGCGTGTACGCTCGCCCGCACCCGACCGGGCTGCTCGCCGGCGACGGGACGGAGCCGGTCCCGGCCGATCCGGACGCGTACGACGAGTCGGGCGACGACTGGTTCGTCGAGTCGGTCTCGGCGACGCTGCGCGAGCGACTGGACGCGGTGGGTGCGGGGGGTCCGACAGTCGAGCGCGCGTGGGCCGGGCTCTGCACGGCGACGCCCGACGGCGACCCGCTCGTGGGGCCGGTCGGGGACCCGGCGGACGGCGTGTTCGTCGCCGCCGGCTGGCAGGGACACGGATTCATGCGCGCGCCGGCGATCGGTGAACTACTGGCCGAGGGCGTGTTGGCGTCGCTCACTGGCGTCTCTGCGGGGCGCGCAGACTCACCGTGGATCGACGCGTTCGATCCCAACCGCTTCGACGGCGACGAGACGTTCGAGATCGTCGAGGGAATGTCGGTCGAGCGGCGGCAGACAGAGTGAGCGCTGATAACAGATGGATCGCGTCTCGGTTACTCGTCGTCGTCGGCTTCGTCTTCTTCGACCACCGCGACGTCGCGACCGTCGTCTTCTTTCGGGATTTCGACCTGGAGCGTGCCGTTCCGGGTGAGCGTCGCGTTCGCTCCCTGCGGCGTCACGTTCGCGTCGCGGGGGAGGTCGGCCTGTCCCGAGAGCGTGACGCCGCGACCGGGGAACAGCATCTCGTAGCCGTCGTAGAACTCCCGGAATCGGTCCAGTTCGACCTCGACGGTGTGGTCGAGGAACGTCACGTTGAGGTCCTCGCCCCGGACGCCGGGGGCGTCGAAGACGACGAGGTACGCGTCGTCGCTCTCGAGGAGGTCGTACGAGAGCGGTCGGCGCTCCTGCATCTTGCTCCAGCCGCGGCCGACGCGTTCGAGCGCGCGACGGACGACCGACCGGCCGGTCTCGACGAGTTCGCTCACGGGTTACACCTCGATTTCGGCGAGGTCGCTTCCGCCGCAGTACGGACACGAGAGGTCCTCGACCGCGTGGTCGTCGGGAACGTCGTAGGTGTAGTGGTTCTCGAACATGTCGAGTTCGCAGTCGTCGGACTCGCACTTGACCTCCATGGTCATTGGCATATGTCCATCCGTTGGATCGGCGAGGGCTTAAACGGCGTGGCGGCGCGTCGGCGCTCGCGGCGACGAACAGCGATCCCCCACCGTTCCGCACGCTTTTCCCGTCTCGGCCGACTACGGTGGGGCAACATGACTGACTCGCCCGCGTCGGGCCGGGGTTCGCTCCCGCCCGACCCGAACGACCTCGCTGTCACCATCGTCGACGGCTACGTCGACGAGCCGGCGCACTTCGGCGTGCCGCCCTACGTCTCGACGTATCCGCGGTACACGGCCGGTGCGCTCGTCGATGCGGGCGTCCCCGAATCGCAGATCACCTACCACACGATCGACGAACTGCGGGACGACCGGAGCAAACACGCCGACGTCGCCGACGCCGACCTCATGGTGTACGTCGGCGGGATGACGGTCCCCGGCAAGTACGTCGGCGGGACCCCCGCCGAACCGGACGAGGTGCGCGAACTGGGCTGGACCGCCGACGGCGTCACCCTGCTCGGCGGCCCGGTTCGGTTCGGGGTCGGCGAGGAGAACGCGGGCGCGACGGAGACGGAGCGCGACGACCTCGACTACGACTTCGTCGCGATGGGCGACGTGGAGGCGGCCGCCTACGACCTCGTTCGCGAGGGGTTAGAGGGGTTCGGCAACCGGATGCGCGAGAACGCCGAGATCGACCGATGGGCCGAGAAGGGGGCGTTCGTCGTCGAGCAACACCCGAACCACCCCGACTACCTCATCTGCGAGATGGAGACCTCTCGCGGGTGCGCGTATCGGTGCTCGTTCTGCACGGAGCCGCTGTACGGCGACCC
This genomic window from Halorubrum sp. PV6 contains:
- a CDS encoding FAD-binding oxidoreductase, which codes for MTRTDASVAGGGATDADAPSVAVVGGGAVGVTAAADLAARGADVTLYDRGDLAAESSGRAAGVLYDAYAEDVDAAIAARAMERFRAFDRSLPGFSFTPCPYVIAVREGDADAEAVPAMVDRMRDHGRAVSLVDPAALGARYPLATDDLAVAGVADGAGWCAPASYVAAMGDRARREGVAVETDTSVSLTGGGSELRVDGADRGGVRAFDAVVVAAGAHTARFLAGAGVDVPVVPYRVQALTARLGDDSTGFDSPTSTGYDGPMVYDATAGVYARPHPTGLLAGDGTEPVPADPDAYDESGDDWFVESVSATLRERLDAVGAGGPTVERAWAGLCTATPDGDPLVGPVGDPADGVFVAAGWQGHGFMRAPAIGELLAEGVLASLTGVSAGRADSPWIDAFDPNRFDGDETFEIVEGMSVERRQTE
- a CDS encoding Hsp20/alpha crystallin family protein; this translates as MSELVETGRSVVRRALERVGRGWSKMQERRPLSYDLLESDDAYLVVFDAPGVRGEDLNVTFLDHTVEVELDRFREFYDGYEMLFPGRGVTLSGQADLPRDANVTPQGANATLTRNGTLQVEIPKEDDGRDVAVVEEDEADDDE